From Pirellulales bacterium:
GTAGGCGGGGACTTTTTGCGCACCGTCGCCGCCGAGCAATTCGTAGGCCGGCTTTTTCAAGAGCTTACCGGCAAGATCCCAAAGCGGCATGGTGCCGGCGCCGAACGGCCCCACGACGCGCCGCACAGCCGGCTGGTAGAAATCGAACGGATTCTTGCCCAGCAATCCCGCTGCCGCCTCTTTCGAGATCGCACAGTTGCCGATGCCTTCCAGGCCGAGGTTGGTGTAAATCCGCAGCATGCGATCGTGGCCGCGGTCGCCGTGAACATCGAGCCGGGCGTTCTTGCCCGCCAGCTTATTGCGACGGCTGATCACGTTGAAGCCGACAACCCGCGTGACTCTGGTGTCGCTGGGAGGTTCAGCGCCTTGAAGCGTTCCCGCAAACAATGCCGCAGAGATCGCGGAGAGAAAGTTACGTCGATACATGGCTGGTTTCCTGCAGCGCCAGTCTATCGTCTTTGCGGCAATATCGCAAAAGAGTGTCCGGGAACGTCGGCCCTGGGGCGGGCGGCTCACATAAGACGCTACGCGGCCTGCTCCAGCTTCAGCAACGCCGCGAGTGCTTGGCGCGCGTTATCGACACCGCCAACCTGTTCGACGAATTCTTTAATGGCGGACATCTGTTCTTTCGAGAGCTGGCCAGGATGGCAAAAGTGAAGCGGTGTGGAAGACGGGGCCTGGGCGACGGTTTGGGAGTTCTGCTGGGTCATCATTTGCTCCTGCTTGGCAAGTGCTCATTCGCAAATTACAGCATCGGCAAATTGAAGCACTCGCCTTTTGGGCAGAACTGCACGACGGTAACGCGGGCGGTCCAGGCAAGCATTACGGGCACTAACCGCGACGGCGAGAACGCCCTACAATGGACGACTGACAAAGCACTAACGATCCAGGAGAAAGCCATGAACGACGATCTCACTCGACGAAACTTCATCGCGGCCAGCGCGACGGGGGCGGCCGCGACGCTGCTTGCCCGGCCCAAGTCGGCCAGCGCCAACGACGCAAATGCCCGGCTGCGCATCGGCGTGATCGGCGCCGGCAACCGAGGCTTCAACACGCTCACCAAGACGCTGGCCAAACTCCGCGAGCGGGGCCGCAACCTCGATCTCGTCTCGGTGGCCGACGTCTACTCCGTCCATCGCGACCGCTTCGTCGAGTTCATCAAGGAAAAGACCGGCGTCGTTCCGACCTCGCACGTTGACTACCGCGACTTGCTGGCGGAAAAAGACCTCGACGCCGACTGCATCGCCACGCCCGATCACTGGATCGACGGCAAACCGCCGGAAAGCCGGTCGTAGGCGATGCTCGTGACCGCAATGAATCAGAACGCCATTCAAATCGTGCCTTCGCCGCAGGGCCAAGGATTCCGCCTGGAAGCCCGCCAACTGCTGCGCGTCAATCGCGAGGAGCTGTTTGTTTTCTTCTCCGACGCGAATCAGCTCGAGACCATCACGCCTCCCTGGCTACGATTCTCCGTGCATGCTCCGGCGCCAATCCAAATTCGCGCCGGCACGCTCATCGATTATCGGCTGCGGGTTCACGGCTTGCCGCTTCGTTGGCAAAGCCGCATCACCGTATGGGATCCGCCGCTGCGTTTTGTCGACGAGCAAATCCGCGGCCCATATCGTCGCTGGCATCACGAGCATCTGTTCGAAGAAGCCGACGGCGCTACGCTCTGCCGCGACATTGTGGACTACGCCGTCCCGGGAGGATGGCTTATTCACTCGCTGTTGGTCCGTCGCGACGTCCTGCGGATCTTCGAGTTTCGCCAGCAGCAGCTCCAACGGCAGTTTGGCGGCGGTTGATGGTCGAGCGGCAGGCGCCGCGGTGGCCAATGCCTTTACCTGGCATTCGCGGCAGCCAGGCCTTGCGGAAGGCGGAAACCTCTCTTTCAATGGATGTTCCA
This genomic window contains:
- a CDS encoding twin-arginine translocation signal domain-containing protein is translated as MNDDLTRRNFIAASATGAAATLLARPKSASANDANARLRIGVIGAGNRGFNTLTKTLAKLRERGRNLDLVSVADVYSVHRDRFVEFIKEKTGVVPTSHVDYRDLLAEKDLDADCIATPDHWIDGKPPESRS
- a CDS encoding SRPBCC family protein, yielding MNQNAIQIVPSPQGQGFRLEARQLLRVNREELFVFFSDANQLETITPPWLRFSVHAPAPIQIRAGTLIDYRLRVHGLPLRWQSRITVWDPPLRFVDEQIRGPYRRWHHEHLFEEADGATLCRDIVDYAVPGGWLIHSLLVRRDVLRIFEFRQQQLQRQFGGG